In Archangium violaceum, the following are encoded in one genomic region:
- a CDS encoding pentapeptide repeat-containing protein gives MDKGIANRLALHKVWVDSQGERGTQLSLEDADFTQASLPAQVLTDAELPGARFTESTLTKADFFGANLASASFDRADLSGAQLGKANLDYASLKKAVLKKAQAIKASFCEADLEGSDLTGADLRRAQFLEANLESCILRDVQLEGALLNGARVRGVDLRGAQGLSSLQVTWLNLGSGEAPVRIEGAALKQWLTKAASKAP, from the coding sequence ATGGACAAAGGCATCGCGAATCGGCTGGCACTCCATAAGGTGTGGGTCGACTCACAGGGAGAGCGCGGCACCCAGCTGTCCCTGGAGGACGCGGACTTCACCCAGGCGAGCCTCCCCGCCCAGGTGCTCACGGATGCCGAACTGCCGGGGGCCCGCTTCACGGAAAGCACGCTGACGAAGGCGGACTTCTTCGGCGCCAACCTGGCCTCCGCCTCGTTCGATCGCGCCGACCTGTCGGGCGCCCAGCTGGGCAAGGCCAACCTGGACTACGCCTCGTTGAAGAAGGCAGTGCTGAAGAAGGCCCAGGCCATCAAGGCCAGCTTCTGCGAGGCGGATCTGGAAGGGTCGGACCTGACGGGAGCGGACCTACGGCGAGCCCAGTTCCTGGAGGCCAACCTCGAGTCCTGCATCCTCCGGGATGTCCAGCTGGAGGGAGCATTGCTGAATGGAGCCCGGGTGCGCGGGGTGGACCTGCGCGGCGCCCAGGGCCTGTCGTCCCTCCAAGTGACGTGGCTCAACCTCGGCAGCGGCGAGGCGCCCGTCCGGATCGAGGGCGCCGCGCTGAAGCAATGGCTGACGAAGGCCGCGAGCAAGGCTCCCTGA
- a CDS encoding reverse transcriptase family protein — MTAKLETFVPAAAPVVVPTPAPVPASPNVVAQREVRQREEQARLARWKAIEEAGGQEAWVEAELKAKGLAPEHEDPSGLSEKEKSAWKEKKKAEAAERRVLKRLAWEAWRTAHIDHLGAGVHWEEAGGPDKFDLKDREERAKANGLPELESAQTLAKALGLSVARLRWFAYHREVDTGTHYRSWEIPKRDGGKRTITSPKKELKEAQRWVLSNVIERLPVHGAAHGFVAGRSIVTNALAHKGADVVVKMDIKDFFPSVTWPRVKGLLRKGGLAENTATLLALMATEAPREVVQFRGKTLYVAKGPRALPQGAPTSPGITNALCLRLDKRLSALSRRLGFVYTRYADDMTFSWRKSKAKPEAPVAVLVARTERVLQAEGFRVHPDKTRVMKPGNRQVVTGLVVNEAPKGQPGARVPREVVRQLRAALHNREKGKPGKEGETLEQLKGMAAFIHMTDPAKGRAFLERLSALEKREA; from the coding sequence ATGACCGCGAAGCTCGAGACATTCGTCCCCGCCGCGGCCCCGGTGGTCGTCCCCACCCCCGCCCCCGTGCCCGCCTCGCCCAACGTGGTCGCCCAGCGCGAGGTGCGTCAGCGCGAGGAGCAGGCGCGGCTCGCCCGCTGGAAGGCAATCGAAGAGGCCGGCGGCCAGGAGGCCTGGGTCGAGGCCGAGCTGAAGGCCAAGGGGCTCGCGCCCGAGCACGAGGATCCGAGCGGACTCTCCGAAAAGGAGAAGTCGGCCTGGAAGGAGAAGAAGAAGGCCGAGGCCGCCGAGCGCCGCGTGTTGAAGCGTCTGGCGTGGGAGGCGTGGCGCACCGCGCACATCGACCACCTGGGCGCGGGGGTGCACTGGGAAGAGGCCGGGGGTCCGGACAAGTTCGACCTGAAGGACCGGGAGGAGCGGGCCAAGGCCAACGGGCTGCCGGAGCTGGAGTCGGCGCAGACGCTGGCGAAGGCGCTCGGGCTGAGCGTGGCGAGGCTGCGCTGGTTCGCCTACCACCGCGAGGTGGACACGGGGACGCACTACCGCAGCTGGGAGATTCCCAAGCGGGACGGTGGGAAGCGGACCATCACCTCGCCGAAGAAGGAGCTGAAGGAGGCGCAGCGCTGGGTGCTCTCGAACGTCATCGAGCGGCTGCCGGTGCACGGGGCGGCGCACGGCTTCGTGGCGGGGCGCTCCATCGTCACCAACGCGCTGGCGCACAAGGGCGCGGACGTGGTGGTGAAGATGGACATCAAGGACTTCTTCCCCTCGGTGACGTGGCCGCGGGTGAAGGGGCTCTTGCGCAAGGGCGGGCTGGCGGAGAACACGGCGACGCTGCTGGCGCTGATGGCCACGGAGGCGCCTCGCGAGGTGGTGCAGTTCCGAGGCAAGACGCTGTACGTGGCGAAGGGGCCGCGCGCGCTGCCGCAGGGAGCGCCGACGTCGCCGGGAATCACCAACGCGCTATGCCTGCGCTTGGACAAGCGGCTGTCGGCGCTGTCGAGGCGGCTGGGCTTCGTCTACACGCGCTACGCGGATGACATGACGTTCTCCTGGCGCAAGAGCAAGGCGAAGCCAGAGGCGCCGGTGGCGGTGCTGGTCGCGCGCACGGAGCGGGTGCTTCAAGCCGAGGGCTTCCGGGTACACCCGGACAAGACGCGCGTGATGAAGCCGGGCAACCGGCAGGTGGTGACGGGGCTGGTGGTGAACGAGGCCCCGAAGGGTCAGCCGGGCGCCCGGGTGCCGCGCGAGGTGGTGCGCCAGCTGCGAGCGGCGCTGCACAACCGCGAGAAGGGCAAGCCGGGCAAGGAAGGCGAGACGCTCGAGCAGCTCAAGGGCATGGCCGCCTTCATCCACATGACGGACCCGGCCAAGGGCCGCGCCTTCCTGGAGCGCCTCTCCGCCCTGGAGAAGCGCGAGGCCTGA
- a CDS encoding tetratricopeptide repeat protein, giving the protein MRMLRRVTRVLAPYLGLPLVLAGGPGVAGSRHQDAEPPTVTVEVTRHQPPLLRLEGQPVSVGILLVHSDDTLLEGARSDLWNMSGMVVKAVRDYFKAEGGQVQVVDYTDLGFQMWNTPRSKAWLSRDPRSLVLDPWPGVPLGVKTSLVTVVKVDGWSVGPMNGEGTGEAAGIALLMSTWTREGQPVSTEYIQVKGRTGGAVELRSKAAAVALYEELRKPHRRPLPEEWSEMFWTVLREAVGLHYFRLLPAELPERLELVGMEGEEGVRAFREGRYEDALGEWRRRYEADGKAHGALYDAALAHVMRGEDQEALRLLARAWQVEDRPLYRAEWERVLRRVARTQVVGGPGRVESVTTRGVAGSTEPGRCFFVEREPSEELRWSRGLSVDLEEELLAQYHPEHCDQPGARCTIDFYQVRFFNGIWSERMQPGLNDLDETSNFDGTRRRRWSLFYDHEHRYRYCVN; this is encoded by the coding sequence ATGAGGATGCTTCGCCGGGTGACGCGGGTGCTGGCGCCGTACCTGGGGCTGCCGCTGGTGCTGGCCGGAGGTCCGGGCGTGGCGGGCTCGCGTCACCAGGATGCGGAGCCGCCCACGGTGACGGTGGAGGTGACGCGCCATCAACCGCCGTTGCTGCGACTGGAGGGACAGCCCGTGTCGGTGGGCATCCTGCTGGTGCACTCCGATGACACGCTGCTGGAGGGGGCGCGGTCGGACCTGTGGAACATGAGCGGCATGGTGGTGAAGGCGGTGCGGGATTACTTCAAGGCCGAGGGCGGCCAGGTACAGGTGGTGGATTACACCGACCTGGGCTTCCAGATGTGGAACACGCCGAGGTCGAAGGCCTGGCTGTCGAGGGATCCCAGGAGCCTGGTACTCGACCCATGGCCCGGGGTACCGCTGGGCGTGAAGACGTCACTGGTGACGGTGGTAAAGGTGGACGGATGGAGCGTCGGTCCGATGAACGGCGAGGGGACGGGAGAGGCGGCGGGCATCGCCCTGCTCATGTCCACGTGGACGCGCGAGGGGCAGCCGGTGAGCACCGAGTACATCCAGGTGAAGGGGCGCACGGGGGGCGCGGTGGAGCTGCGCTCGAAGGCGGCGGCGGTGGCGCTCTACGAGGAGTTGCGGAAGCCGCACCGGAGACCGCTCCCGGAGGAGTGGTCGGAGATGTTCTGGACGGTGCTGCGCGAGGCGGTGGGGCTGCACTACTTCCGGCTGCTGCCGGCCGAGCTACCCGAGCGGCTGGAGCTGGTGGGGATGGAGGGAGAGGAGGGCGTGAGGGCCTTCCGGGAGGGGCGGTACGAGGACGCGCTGGGGGAGTGGCGTCGGCGGTACGAGGCGGATGGGAAGGCACACGGGGCGCTGTACGACGCCGCGCTGGCGCACGTGATGCGAGGGGAGGACCAGGAGGCGCTGCGGTTGCTCGCGAGGGCATGGCAGGTGGAGGACAGGCCGCTGTACCGGGCGGAGTGGGAGCGGGTGCTGAGGCGGGTGGCGCGGACGCAGGTGGTGGGAGGGCCGGGCCGGGTCGAATCCGTCACGACCCGAGGAGTCGCTGGAAGCACGGAGCCCGGACGGTGCTTCTTCGTCGAGCGAGAGCCGAGCGAGGAGCTCCGGTGGTCGCGAGGGTTGTCGGTGGACCTCGAGGAGGAGCTGCTGGCGCAGTACCACCCGGAGCACTGCGATCAGCCCGGAGCGCGCTGCACCATCGACTTCTACCAGGTGAGATTCTTCAACGGCATCTGGTCCGAGCGGATGCAGCCGGGGTTGAACGACCTCGACGAGACGAGCAACTTCGACGGCACCCGGCGGCGGCGGTGGAGCCTCTTCTACGACCACGAGCACCGGTACCGGTACTGCGTGAACTGA
- a CDS encoding DUF4384 domain-containing protein translates to MSQGGRRIQDAVLEMYLASALEPEARARVDEELASSEADRERLAELRADSAAFLLRQPPAAFAARLEPEPRKERRRWRVLLGAALAMSAAAVFGGVMLRPVVEAPGPEYAAKGSLVLGVYRNQAGGGVPVGPGETLGEGESIQFDVKADASGYVAVLSRDGAGRVTVYYPYGGDAAVAYVPGRSLLPGAIELDGTPGTEALYALFSPEPFTLGAAVKALESGAPLEPALPQSVRVARTQLTKRP, encoded by the coding sequence ATGAGCCAGGGAGGGCGGCGAATCCAGGACGCGGTGCTGGAGATGTACCTCGCCTCGGCGCTGGAGCCGGAGGCGAGGGCCCGGGTGGATGAGGAGCTGGCCAGCTCGGAAGCGGACCGGGAGCGGCTCGCGGAGCTGCGTGCGGACTCGGCGGCCTTCCTGCTGCGGCAGCCGCCCGCGGCGTTCGCGGCCCGCCTGGAGCCCGAGCCCCGGAAGGAGCGGCGGAGGTGGCGCGTGTTGCTCGGGGCGGCGCTGGCGATGTCCGCCGCGGCCGTGTTCGGCGGTGTGATGCTGCGGCCCGTTGTCGAGGCCCCCGGACCCGAGTACGCGGCCAAGGGGAGCCTGGTGCTGGGGGTGTACCGGAATCAGGCTGGTGGGGGCGTGCCGGTGGGGCCCGGCGAGACGCTCGGCGAGGGGGAGTCGATCCAGTTCGATGTGAAGGCCGACGCGAGCGGGTACGTGGCGGTGCTGAGCCGGGATGGAGCGGGGCGGGTGACGGTGTATTACCCGTATGGAGGAGACGCGGCGGTGGCGTATGTGCCGGGCCGGTCCCTGCTGCCCGGGGCCATCGAGCTGGATGGAACGCCGGGCACCGAGGCGCTGTACGCCCTCTTCTCGCCGGAGCCCTTCACGCTGGGGGCCGCGGTGAAGGCCCTCGAGTCCGGGGCGCCGCTGGAACCCGCGCTGCCCCAATCGGTGCGAGTGGCGCGGACCCAACTCACGAAGCGCCCATGA
- a CDS encoding RNA polymerase sigma factor, which produces MGWWRQITAVGRAPVMSAPEATRAEPVRVEDLYRRFGPAVHRRALSLVRDEEEALDITQDTFLAFVKEPALLRGGASAFTVLYQIATFKSVDRMRRRARWSGRLGELVVNDAGEPVEREVEAVAASAGGLEQVEAAQDLALLTHGEEPRTLTAAFLYFVEGYNMEEVGQVLGLTRKTVGRLLGEFATRARKRSARFEDGRAA; this is translated from the coding sequence ATGGGCTGGTGGAGACAGATCACGGCGGTGGGGCGTGCGCCGGTGATGAGCGCGCCGGAGGCCACGCGGGCCGAGCCCGTGCGCGTGGAGGACCTGTACCGCCGCTTCGGCCCGGCGGTGCACCGGCGGGCGCTGTCGCTCGTCCGAGACGAGGAGGAGGCCCTGGACATCACCCAGGACACCTTCCTGGCCTTCGTGAAGGAGCCGGCCCTGCTGCGGGGTGGGGCCTCGGCGTTCACGGTGCTGTACCAGATCGCGACCTTCAAGTCGGTGGACCGGATGCGGCGGCGCGCGCGCTGGTCGGGACGGCTGGGCGAGCTGGTGGTGAACGACGCGGGAGAGCCGGTGGAGCGCGAGGTCGAGGCGGTCGCGGCGAGCGCTGGAGGGCTGGAGCAGGTGGAGGCCGCGCAGGACCTGGCGCTGCTCACGCACGGCGAGGAGCCGCGGACGCTCACGGCCGCGTTCCTCTATTTCGTGGAAGGGTACAACATGGAGGAGGTGGGGCAGGTGCTCGGCCTGACACGCAAGACGGTGGGCCGGCTGTTGGGGGAGTTCGCTACCCGGGCGCGCAAACGCAGTGCCCGCTTCGAGGACGGGAGGGCGGCATGA
- a CDS encoding caspase family protein, with protein sequence MSWRLLVSMALLASGPAYAVQRFALVIGANTGWAREQPLRHAVEDARKLAETLEQLGDFSREDITVLSQPTTDKVLWAFDQLAARAAGSREESLFLFYYSGHADDTYLHLQGAPLSLAELQRRIQALSPALKIGILDACQSGAILPKGGRPTRSFQLQVRDELALRGLVFLTSSGADELSQEARALAGSIFSTHLVSGLRGAADANKDAQVSLTEAYQHAYAHTLMDTASSPLGVQRPRVRIDLKGQGELILTRLSKADATVVFPPSTKGCVVTDGAEQRLLAEVPASSQRERRLGVGAGDYVLKCNAGGWYEVARFKLAPGDVLRVSSLSFREVPFSQMVVTKGTGDDAQRGSLKRQGFRTLAEGRAEEALQLFEQALGEDRRDQEAFLGKARALLAMAAREESRGRALVARRLRAAAVMAYPRIEEELMAETGGQ encoded by the coding sequence GGTGCAGCGCTTCGCGCTGGTGATTGGCGCCAACACGGGCTGGGCGAGGGAGCAGCCGCTGCGCCACGCGGTGGAGGACGCGCGGAAGCTGGCGGAGACGCTGGAGCAGCTGGGGGACTTCTCTCGCGAGGACATCACCGTGCTGAGCCAGCCCACCACCGACAAGGTGCTCTGGGCGTTCGACCAGCTGGCGGCGCGCGCGGCGGGCTCCAGGGAGGAGAGCCTCTTCCTCTTCTATTACTCGGGGCACGCGGACGACACGTACCTGCACCTGCAGGGCGCGCCGCTGAGCCTGGCGGAGCTCCAACGCCGCATCCAGGCCCTCTCCCCGGCGCTGAAGATTGGCATCCTCGACGCCTGCCAGAGCGGCGCCATCCTCCCCAAGGGAGGCCGGCCCACGCGCTCCTTCCAGCTCCAGGTGCGCGACGAGCTGGCGTTGCGAGGGCTCGTCTTCCTCACCTCCTCGGGAGCGGATGAGCTGTCACAGGAGGCTCGAGCCCTCGCGGGCTCCATCTTCTCCACCCACCTGGTGAGCGGCCTGCGAGGCGCCGCCGACGCGAACAAGGACGCCCAGGTGAGCCTGACGGAGGCCTACCAGCACGCCTACGCGCACACGCTGATGGACACGGCCTCCAGTCCGCTCGGCGTGCAGCGGCCGCGGGTGCGCATCGACTTGAAGGGCCAGGGCGAGCTGATCCTCACCCGCCTGTCGAAGGCGGACGCGACCGTGGTGTTCCCCCCGAGCACCAAGGGGTGTGTCGTCACCGATGGCGCGGAGCAACGGCTGCTCGCGGAGGTTCCCGCGTCATCCCAGCGGGAGCGGCGGCTGGGCGTGGGCGCGGGAGACTACGTCCTCAAGTGCAACGCGGGCGGGTGGTACGAGGTGGCCCGCTTCAAGCTGGCACCCGGCGACGTGCTGCGCGTCTCCTCGCTGTCCTTTCGGGAGGTGCCCTTCTCCCAGATGGTGGTGACGAAGGGAACGGGGGACGACGCCCAGCGCGGCTCGCTCAAGCGCCAGGGGTTCCGGACGCTCGCGGAGGGCCGGGCCGAGGAGGCGCTCCAGCTCTTCGAGCAGGCGCTGGGAGAGGATCGGCGCGACCAGGAGGCCTTCCTGGGCAAGGCGCGCGCCCTGCTGGCGATGGCGGCGCGGGAGGAGTCACGCGGGCGGGCCCTGGTGGCCAGGCGCCTGCGCGCGGCGGCGGTGATGGCGTACCCGCGCATCGAGGAAGAGTTGATGGCCGAGACGGGAGGACAGTGA